Proteins encoded in a region of the Flavobacteriaceae bacterium HL-DH10 genome:
- a CDS encoding ATP-binding protein, protein MFDNYKPSIEANSVRCFLEDPQGLIWVGTNGGLFSFDGYNTYPHSKGLTSAKSLINCAIQISNNYLLLGSETGLLLFNIVLDEFEPFLGEFKQDVRSLLQIGDDIWIGCTEGLFIYNLSTKEIKEYLLDSKLGIKFQMTYALAEFENYVYLGANGKFGRVSLLNKKYEPLDSSKVGGSFLIHNLLKDPLRKCVWIGRGGSLIKYTPATKIFEYIGEFNVVKSMALDYNNNVVMGTDNGLCIYNESGPQFIFHDSRNPKSLVNNVIWSVYKDKSENIWLGTDNGFSFSPKYSHMNIIPIYEITGTSDGNQFHSIYKDSYNNYWLGGTNGLTMCQDNIEGSQHTSTFKMGGSQNYISHNHIRDVFEDKDHTLWVATDYGLNRFNRDSKSFTRFYVNFADRKQNSNWVYDLIHDLQNRLWIATFNGGIFVIDKQKLSSNKYSAEADLNYSTTNGLSGNNVAFIVSDNDDNIWALIHNTGIDVINSVTENIQHFPIKHYTNGIIPNYMLIGSKGYIWAGFSQGIARINPSSKTVKIINFDGVDKTEVLAMTEVNNSIWVSTTNGIWIIDKVNLSSDYIPVINKTFTAIHFDKEENKVLLGGNDFIGISDPNKPTPIISNKIVISSIQINNQPYVNQTNSPTISYIEELKLPYNQNNIKIEFSNLVYSEENRAAFIYKVNDEEVWNSIASGENSIQLNKLKPGRYNISISKMSPKGVPANVMKSFLIIITPPWYTTHLAKAFYTLFIILFFLWVYFFITSKNRMKYEQIEKEKTLEQSKHKIAFFSDVAHEFKTPLSLIIAPLSRLIESTKNEKDRSALVMTHQNALKLNALIHQAIAYYRDDSKVNIGLLLSKVELVSFLRTIFSAHEEVMKSKQIEFIFNSNIDLVSINIDTVKMESVFNNLFSNACKFSSAGDRIISTIEVDEKNNYVEIKVSDTGYGIPAKDLPYIFQRFYQSSNNTKKQEGTGIGLFLVKNYVELHGGSVAVISDVNEGTTFTITLPIISSEEKVNSIIHKLDEGKGEKPLIVIVEDNLAIAEFIYNTFIQEFRCIIANNGKTGLKTCMDLKPDIIISDVMMPVMDGLEMAKRLKKHIPTSTIPTIFLTAKDDKETELKSIELNIDAFITKPFDASILYSRVNQLLENRIIFEKKVRIEKLASPIRPQIISKDEQLLGKITKIIEDNIDDPELNVKMLCELADIPSKQLYRKIKQLTGFSTVEYIRSIRIKKAATYLSNKNFTVAEVMYMVGFSNHSYFSKCFHAEFGKTPRHFLEQTNKG, encoded by the coding sequence ATGTTTGATAATTATAAGCCTAGTATTGAAGCGAATTCTGTTCGTTGCTTTCTTGAGGACCCGCAAGGACTTATATGGGTTGGGACTAATGGAGGTTTATTTAGTTTTGATGGATATAACACCTACCCGCATTCTAAAGGCTTAACTAGTGCAAAAAGTCTAATTAATTGTGCTATACAAATTTCCAATAATTATTTATTATTAGGATCAGAAACAGGTCTTTTACTCTTTAACATTGTCCTTGATGAATTCGAACCATTTCTTGGGGAATTTAAGCAGGATGTTCGTTCGCTTTTACAAATTGGTGATGATATTTGGATTGGATGTACCGAAGGCTTATTTATTTATAACCTTTCAACCAAAGAAATTAAAGAATATTTATTAGATTCTAAGTTGGGTATTAAATTTCAAATGACCTATGCGTTAGCTGAATTTGAAAATTATGTATACCTCGGTGCAAACGGAAAATTTGGAAGGGTTAGTTTGTTGAATAAAAAGTACGAACCATTAGATTCATCGAAAGTAGGAGGAAGCTTTCTAATACATAATTTATTAAAAGACCCTTTAAGAAAATGTGTTTGGATTGGTCGAGGAGGGAGTCTTATAAAATATACACCAGCTACTAAAATTTTCGAATACATAGGCGAGTTTAATGTGGTAAAATCAATGGCACTAGATTATAACAATAACGTTGTTATGGGAACCGATAATGGTCTTTGTATCTATAATGAAAGCGGCCCCCAGTTTATTTTTCACGATTCGCGAAATCCAAAATCATTGGTGAACAACGTTATTTGGTCGGTTTATAAAGATAAATCTGAAAATATATGGCTAGGAACTGATAATGGATTTTCGTTCTCTCCTAAATACAGTCATATGAACATTATACCAATCTACGAAATTACAGGAACGAGTGATGGAAACCAGTTTCATTCCATATATAAAGATAGCTATAACAATTATTGGCTAGGAGGTACTAATGGTTTGACCATGTGCCAAGATAATATAGAAGGTAGTCAACATACCAGTACCTTTAAAATGGGTGGAAGTCAAAATTACATTTCTCATAATCATATTAGAGATGTTTTTGAGGACAAAGATCATACGCTTTGGGTTGCTACAGATTATGGTCTTAATAGATTTAATCGTGATTCAAAGAGTTTTACTAGGTTTTATGTCAACTTTGCAGATAGAAAACAAAATTCAAATTGGGTTTACGATCTAATACATGACTTACAAAACAGGCTATGGATTGCAACTTTTAATGGAGGAATATTTGTAATTGACAAACAAAAATTGTCATCAAATAAATATTCAGCGGAGGCTGATTTGAATTACTCAACGACAAATGGGTTGTCAGGAAATAATGTCGCTTTCATTGTTTCTGATAATGATGACAATATTTGGGCGCTGATCCATAATACAGGAATCGATGTTATTAATAGTGTAACGGAGAATATCCAGCATTTTCCAATTAAACATTATACAAATGGAATCATTCCAAATTATATGCTAATAGGGAGTAAAGGTTATATATGGGCTGGTTTTTCTCAAGGGATAGCAAGAATTAATCCATCGAGTAAAACGGTGAAAATTATCAATTTTGATGGAGTTGATAAAACCGAAGTCTTGGCAATGACTGAAGTAAATAATTCAATATGGGTATCTACAACAAATGGTATTTGGATTATAGACAAAGTAAACCTTTCATCGGATTATATCCCTGTTATTAATAAAACTTTTACCGCTATTCATTTTGATAAAGAGGAAAATAAAGTACTCCTTGGAGGTAATGATTTTATTGGGATTTCAGACCCAAATAAACCAACTCCTATCATTTCGAATAAAATTGTCATTAGTTCAATTCAAATTAACAATCAACCTTATGTTAATCAAACCAATTCACCCACCATCTCATATATTGAAGAGCTGAAACTACCCTATAATCAAAACAATATTAAAATTGAGTTTTCTAATTTGGTTTATTCTGAGGAGAATCGTGCAGCATTTATTTATAAAGTTAATGATGAAGAAGTCTGGAATTCAATTGCATCCGGAGAAAACAGTATTCAACTAAATAAACTTAAACCGGGGCGCTACAACATTTCAATTAGTAAAATGAGCCCTAAAGGTGTTCCTGCAAATGTAATGAAGAGTTTTTTGATTATTATTACTCCTCCATGGTACACAACACATTTAGCGAAAGCATTTTACACGCTATTTATAATTTTATTTTTTTTATGGGTTTACTTTTTTATAACCTCCAAAAACAGAATGAAGTACGAGCAGATTGAAAAGGAAAAAACACTAGAGCAGTCTAAACATAAAATAGCTTTCTTTTCCGATGTAGCACATGAGTTTAAAACCCCTTTGAGTTTAATTATAGCTCCACTCAGTAGGTTAATTGAAAGTACAAAAAATGAAAAGGATAGAAGTGCTTTGGTAATGACCCACCAAAATGCATTGAAGCTTAACGCATTGATACATCAAGCAATAGCCTATTACCGCGATGATAGCAAAGTAAATATTGGTTTGCTTCTTTCAAAAGTTGAATTAGTAAGCTTTCTCCGAACCATTTTTTCGGCACATGAAGAAGTGATGAAATCAAAACAAATTGAGTTTATATTCAATTCTAATATTGATTTGGTTTCCATTAATATTGATACGGTAAAAATGGAATCTGTTTTTAACAACTTGTTTTCAAATGCCTGTAAATTTTCTTCTGCGGGCGATCGTATAATCAGTACTATAGAAGTGGATGAAAAAAATAATTATGTTGAAATTAAGGTGTCAGATACTGGATACGGAATTCCTGCCAAGGATTTGCCTTATATTTTTCAGCGTTTTTACCAATCATCAAATAATACAAAGAAACAAGAAGGAACAGGTATAGGGTTGTTTCTTGTAAAAAACTACGTAGAACTTCATGGAGGAAGCGTTGCTGTTATTTCAGATGTTAATGAAGGAACGACCTTTACCATTACTCTGCCAATCATTTCTTCTGAGGAAAAAGTAAATTCAATAATTCACAAATTAGATGAAGGAAAAGGGGAAAAGCCATTAATTGTGATAGTTGAAGATAATTTGGCTATTGCCGAATTTATATACAATACGTTTATTCAGGAGTTTAGATGTATAATTGCCAACAATGGAAAAACAGGCTTAAAAACTTGTATGGATTTAAAACCTGATATTATTATTTCGGATGTTATGATGCCTGTTATGGATGGATTGGAAATGGCTAAACGGCTAAAAAAGCACATACCAACATCAACCATACCTACCATTTTTCTTACAGCTAAGGATGATAAAGAAACCGAACTAAAAAGTATTGAGCTTAATATTGATGCTTTTATAACGAAACCATTTGATGCCTCTATCTTATATTCGCGAGTCAATCAATTATTAGAAAACAGAATAATTTTTGAAAAGAAAGTACGAATTGAAAAATTAGCATCACCTATAAGACCTCAAATAATCTCAAAGGATGAACAGTTATTGGGAAAAATCACTAAAATTATTGAAGACAATATTGATGATCCAGAATTAAACGTTAAAATGTTATGTGAATTGGCTGATATTCCTTCGAAACAACTTTATCGAAAAATAAAACAACTAACAGGCTTTTCAACAGTAGAATACATTCGTTCTATAAGAATAAAAAAGGCGGCAACTTATTTATCAAATAAAAACTTTACAGTTGCAGAAGTGATGTATATGGTTGGTTTTTCTAATCACTCCTATTTTTCAAAGTGTTTTCATGCTGAATTTGGAAAAACACCTCGCCATTTTTTGGAACAAACGAATAAAGGTTAA
- a CDS encoding family 43 glycosylhydrolase, giving the protein MNFKKCKNLLLIIVLLVTSIFINAQPQRPKTVKLGDFDAHDPVMIKQDSTFYLFLTGGGMSKSTDLENWTNLKRVPSKLEWVTDDIISGYRGGFWAPDIQFLNDTYYLYYSPSAFAKNTSAIGVMTNKTLNQDSPDYKWEDQGKILQSIPGRDFWNAIDANVYFERAWGGKSTGWLSFGSFWGGIKLVKLDSTMTALAEPQEWYTIAKQERTFGMPDTDPGDGTIEAPFIYRRHQYYYLFVSVGYCCRGLDSTYETIVGRSRDIRGPYFDKDGVPMYAGGGTYVAGPNEDYAGIGHCAVYDFDGKTWFISHGYDKKDRGRSKLVVKEITWDRAEWPTVVFKKKADVKVNPNKEIEE; this is encoded by the coding sequence ATGAATTTTAAAAAATGTAAAAACTTGTTGTTAATTATTGTTTTGTTGGTCACATCAATATTTATAAACGCACAACCACAACGACCTAAAACAGTAAAATTAGGAGATTTTGATGCTCATGATCCTGTAATGATTAAACAAGATAGTACTTTCTATCTATTTCTTACAGGTGGCGGTATGTCCAAAAGTACCGATTTAGAAAACTGGACAAATTTAAAACGAGTTCCTAGTAAATTGGAATGGGTTACCGATGATATAATCTCTGGATACAGAGGTGGGTTTTGGGCTCCTGATATTCAGTTTCTCAATGACACTTATTATTTATATTATTCGCCATCAGCATTTGCTAAAAACACTTCTGCAATTGGCGTAATGACTAATAAAACCCTAAATCAAGATTCTCCTGATTACAAATGGGAAGATCAGGGAAAGATACTACAATCTATTCCTGGTCGTGATTTCTGGAATGCCATCGATGCAAATGTATACTTCGAAAGAGCTTGGGGAGGAAAGAGTACCGGATGGTTAAGTTTTGGATCATTCTGGGGAGGTATTAAGTTAGTAAAACTTGATTCCACCATGACCGCTTTAGCTGAACCACAGGAGTGGTATACCATTGCTAAGCAAGAACGTACGTTTGGAATGCCTGATACCGACCCAGGAGATGGCACCATTGAAGCACCATTTATTTACCGCAGACATCAATATTACTATTTATTTGTTTCTGTTGGCTACTGCTGCAGAGGATTGGACAGTACCTACGAAACCATAGTTGGAAGATCGCGCGATATTCGCGGCCCATATTTCGATAAAGATGGGGTTCCCATGTATGCTGGCGGAGGTACTTACGTTGCAGGTCCCAACGAGGACTATGCCGGAATTGGTCACTGTGCTGTTTACGATTTCGATGGTAAGACCTGGTTTATTTCTCATGGTTACGATAAAAAAGATCGTGGACGATCAAAACTTGTTGTAAAAGAAATAACCTGGGATAGAGCCGAATGGCCAACAGTCGTTTTTAAGAAAAAGGCTGACGTGAAGGTAAATCCAAATAAAGAAATTGAAGAATAA
- a CDS encoding glycoside hydrolase family 2 TIM barrel-domain containing protein — protein sequence MNKVFLVILLVVTGINLFAQDFGRRKNINDDWSFNLGDVQYGGREKMDCSEWATVDLPHDWTVKQSASSELSSCTGYLPGGIAWYRKNIEVPNTEQGNKVYIYFEGVYNNSEVFINGKWVGKRPNGYISFIYDLTPYIKWGESNSIAVRVDHSDDADSRWYTGSGIYRDVYLVYANPIHINLWGVAYQAEIENNSAIITVNTTIKNTTEESNLKIKHELYDVAGQRVASSSKDGSAVAKGVTQFNQTLKLKSPELWSINSPYLYTLKTLVYKGSELVDENSIHAGFRKIEFDPNTGFSLNGVNTKLKGVCLHHDAGVLGAAATKSVWRTRLKTLKTLGVNAIRTSHNPQAPYMYELCDELGFVMMDEAFDEWEYPKKKWIEGWNRGEPGHQGTSQYFREWSVRDVRDQIMRDRKHPSVIMWSIGNEVDYPNDPYTHPILAEEGISQQSVKAYLEDHPSAERLGDIAKELVAAVKEADNSRPVTAALAGAVMSNYTDYPFVLDIVGYNYTEYKYDSDHELYPERVLYGSENRHDLGAWKSVKDKEFIFGQFLWTGVDYLGEAHAWPSRGFTSGLLDLAGNIKPRGYFRQSLWSKEPMVYIGTTKKTENPNRRRRGNQLSTDAPKIWNYESGSKIQVLCYTNCDEAELYLNAKLVGERKSYDIETGVIAWDVDYQEGELKVLAFKNGEEMATDNIVTNTLASTINTKVITPTDNELIRQIKVEILDTNGNPSILADNEITCRVNGGELLGMENASTNVAENYLDSKHRCINGKLLIYVKKEENNTPISVSLSSPLLKSVELKID from the coding sequence ATGAATAAAGTATTCCTAGTCATATTATTAGTTGTTACAGGTATCAATCTTTTTGCACAAGATTTTGGTCGCAGAAAAAATATTAATGATGACTGGTCTTTTAATCTGGGAGATGTTCAATATGGTGGACGTGAGAAAATGGATTGTAGCGAATGGGCTACTGTCGATCTGCCACATGACTGGACTGTAAAGCAAAGTGCCAGTTCTGAACTGTCAAGCTGCACAGGCTATCTACCTGGAGGCATTGCTTGGTACCGTAAAAACATCGAAGTCCCAAATACGGAACAAGGAAACAAAGTTTACATTTATTTTGAAGGTGTTTACAACAATAGCGAAGTTTTTATTAATGGAAAATGGGTAGGCAAACGTCCCAACGGATATATTTCGTTTATATACGATTTAACTCCATATATTAAATGGGGAGAATCAAACTCAATTGCTGTACGGGTTGATCACAGCGATGACGCTGATTCACGTTGGTACACTGGTTCAGGAATTTACCGTGACGTGTATCTTGTTTATGCAAACCCAATTCATATTAATTTGTGGGGAGTAGCCTATCAGGCTGAAATCGAAAATAATTCAGCAATAATAACAGTAAATACGACCATCAAAAACACAACCGAGGAGTCAAATCTTAAAATTAAGCACGAACTATATGATGTCGCTGGGCAGCGTGTCGCTTCCTCTTCAAAGGATGGTAGTGCGGTAGCAAAAGGAGTAACACAATTTAACCAAACTTTGAAATTGAAATCTCCTGAGTTATGGAGCATTAATTCACCATATTTATACACACTAAAAACCCTAGTTTACAAAGGATCTGAACTTGTTGATGAAAATAGCATTCATGCAGGTTTTCGAAAAATAGAGTTCGACCCTAATACCGGTTTCTCATTAAATGGTGTCAATACCAAACTAAAAGGCGTATGCCTTCATCATGATGCTGGAGTTTTAGGTGCAGCAGCAACGAAATCAGTTTGGCGTACACGATTAAAAACACTTAAGACTTTAGGTGTTAATGCCATTAGAACAAGTCATAATCCACAAGCTCCTTATATGTATGAATTGTGCGACGAATTGGGTTTTGTGATGATGGACGAAGCCTTCGACGAATGGGAATATCCTAAAAAAAAATGGATTGAAGGATGGAATCGTGGAGAACCAGGTCATCAGGGAACTTCGCAATACTTCAGGGAATGGAGCGTCCGCGACGTACGAGACCAAATCATGCGCGACAGAAAACACCCGTCGGTAATCATGTGGAGTATTGGAAATGAAGTAGATTATCCGAACGATCCATATACACACCCGATTCTTGCTGAAGAAGGCATAAGTCAACAATCTGTAAAAGCCTATCTTGAAGATCATCCAAGTGCCGAGCGTCTGGGAGATATTGCAAAAGAATTAGTTGCTGCTGTTAAAGAAGCTGACAATTCACGTCCGGTAACTGCTGCTTTAGCAGGTGCAGTAATGTCAAACTATACTGACTATCCTTTTGTTCTTGACATTGTTGGCTATAACTATACTGAATACAAATATGACAGTGACCATGAGTTGTACCCCGAAAGAGTACTTTACGGAAGCGAAAACAGACACGATTTGGGAGCTTGGAAATCAGTAAAAGATAAAGAGTTTATATTTGGCCAGTTTCTTTGGACTGGAGTTGATTATTTAGGTGAAGCACATGCTTGGCCATCAAGAGGATTTACGTCAGGTTTACTTGATCTGGCTGGAAACATAAAGCCCCGTGGATATTTCCGTCAATCATTATGGAGCAAGGAACCAATGGTTTACATTGGAACCACCAAAAAAACTGAAAACCCTAACAGAAGGCGTAGGGGGAATCAACTCTCAACCGATGCCCCAAAAATATGGAATTATGAATCAGGATCTAAAATCCAAGTATTATGCTACACCAATTGTGATGAGGCAGAACTTTACTTAAATGCGAAACTCGTTGGCGAACGTAAGTCTTACGATATCGAAACTGGCGTAATAGCTTGGGATGTTGATTATCAAGAAGGTGAACTAAAAGTTTTAGCATTCAAAAACGGAGAAGAAATGGCTACAGACAACATAGTCACGAATACCTTAGCTTCTACTATTAATACTAAAGTAATAACACCAACTGATAACGAACTGATTAGACAAATAAAAGTTGAAATACTTGACACCAATGGCAATCCGTCAATCCTGGCAGATAATGAAATAACTTGTCGTGTTAACGGAGGTGAATTACTAGGAATGGAGAATGCTTCAACCAATGTTGCCGAAAACTATCTTGATAGTAAACATCGTTGTATCAATGGCAAGCTGTTAATATATGTCAAAAAAGAGGAAAACAATACTCCCATATCAGTAAGCTTATCTTCTCCATTATTAAAATCGGTTGAGCTAAAAATTGATTAG
- a CDS encoding alpha/beta hydrolase, whose protein sequence is MKNLSLKSLIILIFFSVFLHAQTPPLIPEGWSDGYVYDNGIRVHYYHAIPAPDKPVMIMVHGVTDNGLCWTTLTQELQKEYNVYMLDARGHGLSDPFTNTDDGETLVKDVVGFVEAMSIEDPILVGHSMGAATVMRIGAEYPDLTQSIIMLDPFLASLNPRPQNQKAKQPEQNNRKPETKATKPQKRLSINMFAPPETLVKQNNYSFDELVEKGHNDFPKWNSVDIQCWALSKKQYHGPYNDNAWKAMHGTMNIGDALSKITVPALVLKADTSPDSRKINEEAVKGLKGIKLIHIDGAGHNLHHDELDRTVMEIQIFLQTIK, encoded by the coding sequence ATGAAAAATCTATCTCTAAAGTCATTAATCATTTTAATCTTCTTCTCAGTTTTTTTGCATGCGCAAACTCCACCTCTTATACCAGAAGGATGGTCTGATGGATATGTCTATGATAATGGTATTCGCGTGCATTATTATCATGCAATACCTGCGCCCGATAAGCCCGTAATGATTATGGTTCATGGTGTAACAGACAACGGGCTTTGTTGGACAACATTAACTCAAGAGTTACAAAAGGAATATAATGTTTATATGCTAGATGCTCGTGGTCATGGCTTGTCTGATCCGTTTACCAATACCGATGATGGCGAAACGCTTGTAAAAGATGTGGTAGGATTTGTAGAGGCAATGAGCATTGAGGATCCAATTCTTGTAGGTCACTCGATGGGAGCAGCAACAGTAATGCGTATTGGTGCCGAATATCCTGATCTTACACAGTCGATTATTATGTTAGACCCTTTCCTAGCATCCTTAAACCCTCGACCACAAAATCAAAAGGCGAAACAACCTGAACAAAACAACAGGAAGCCTGAAACGAAAGCTACAAAACCACAAAAAAGACTTTCTATAAATATGTTTGCCCCCCCTGAAACTCTGGTAAAGCAAAACAACTATAGCTTTGATGAGTTGGTTGAAAAAGGCCATAACGACTTTCCGAAGTGGAATAGTGTTGATATACAATGTTGGGCTTTATCAAAAAAACAATACCATGGACCATATAACGATAATGCATGGAAAGCAATGCATGGAACAATGAATATTGGTGATGCTTTATCAAAAATTACTGTCCCTGCACTTGTATTGAAAGCTGATACGTCTCCCGACAGTCGAAAAATAAATGAAGAAGCAGTAAAAGGATTAAAAGGTATAAAATTGATTCATATTGATGGTGCCGGACATAATCTGCATCATGATGAGTTAGACCGAACCGTGATGGAGATTCAAATATTCTTACAAACAATTAAATAA
- a CDS encoding alpha/beta hydrolase, with translation MNSNIPKLLLIMIMFLVSTLGHSQPNSNSLKAEYKTITVTKDIPYREGNSDAWKLDLAMPQNFGATIRPALVIIHGGGWAGGSKSVDVYQKMMVDYAQKGYVTINVEYRLTGEAGFPACIEDVKCAVRWLRAHAKELSIDPDRIGAYGHSAGAHLALMLGMVPKSAGLEGDGGWDEHSSVINVVGAGSPPTELGRDVPMAKKEWWPIGYIAKIGTPLFLIQGTNDRIVRPELTRDFVEKMKVVGANIEYLECEGQHGVAYNENLSITEPALETFFAKHLNP, from the coding sequence ATGAACTCTAATATTCCAAAACTGCTTTTGATAATGATTATGTTTTTAGTAAGCACTTTAGGTCATAGTCAACCTAATTCAAATTCACTCAAAGCAGAATACAAAACAATAACAGTTACAAAAGATATTCCCTATCGTGAGGGAAATAGTGATGCATGGAAACTTGACTTGGCAATGCCTCAAAATTTTGGAGCAACAATACGTCCGGCACTTGTGATTATTCATGGTGGTGGATGGGCTGGCGGATCGAAATCGGTAGATGTATATCAAAAAATGATGGTTGATTATGCCCAGAAGGGATATGTCACCATTAATGTAGAATATCGACTTACTGGTGAAGCAGGATTTCCTGCTTGTATCGAAGATGTAAAATGTGCAGTTCGCTGGTTGCGAGCTCATGCTAAAGAGTTAAGCATTGATCCTGATCGAATCGGTGCCTATGGTCACTCAGCAGGAGCACACTTAGCATTAATGCTAGGTATGGTTCCAAAATCTGCAGGTCTTGAAGGTGATGGAGGTTGGGATGAACATTCAAGTGTAATAAATGTGGTTGGTGCAGGATCTCCTCCAACAGAATTAGGGAGAGATGTTCCAATGGCCAAAAAAGAATGGTGGCCAATTGGTTACATAGCAAAAATTGGTACTCCATTGTTTCTTATTCAAGGAACAAACGATCGCATTGTACGACCTGAATTAACTCGTGATTTTGTTGAAAAAATGAAAGTCGTAGGAGCAAATATTGAGTACCTTGAATGTGAGGGACAACATGGTGTTGCTTATAACGAAAATTTAAGTATTACAGAACCCGCATTGGAAACATTTTTTGCTAAACATTTGAATCCTTAA